A single genomic interval of Bradyrhizobium sp. sBnM-33 harbors:
- the addB gene encoding double-strand break repair protein AddB, with translation MRVFSVPVSAPFLRTVIAALVDGRLVEGFDARKDPLNLATATLYLPTRRAGRLAREIFLDELKTDAAILPRIVALGDIDEDELAFAEGSEQFSAGAPLDIPPKLGELERRLTLAHLVAAWAKSPVSAPLVVGGPASTLALAGDLARLMDDMVTRGVAWEALDRLVPDQFDKYWQHSLEFLRIARKAWPEHLKEIGRIEPAERRDRLIEAEAARLTAHHEGPVVAAGSTGSMPATAKFLNAVAHLKQGAVVLPGLDTDLDEEAWQTIGGVRDAQGKFTTQPSSNHPQFAMQGLLDRFGIKRSDVEILGTSAPLGREVLVSETMRPSTATEQWHDRLAQPEVSAGIAAGMTKLAVVEAPNSEMEALAIAVAMREARHLGKSAALVTPDPALARRVMAALRRWNLEFDDSGGDALMDTPSGIFARLAAEAAAKGLEPPTLLALLKHSLFRLGGASGAFKHAIETLELALLRGTRPQAGTAGLARDFDRFRVELGKLRRKESSSLHASEPRAKLRDHELDEAQALIAALQKALSPLEIIGSSKPYDFAELALRHREMLIALSSNQDGVAVVFEEAQGAGLSAAFDDLLAEQKPSGLMVQLGDYPDVFQTAYADRMVRRPESANAQLQIYGQLEARLTESDRVILGGLVEGVWPPAPRVDPWLSRPMRHELGLDLPERRIGLSAHDFAQLLGTPDVILTHSAKVGGAPAVASRFLHRLEAVAGEARWEEAKRAGENYVRFAAELDQPDEVKPIEQPAPGPPVATRPLKLSVTAIEDWLRDPYTIYAKYILRLDPLDPVDMPLSAADRGSAIHDALGEFTQKFADALPPEPALALRGIGEKYFAPLMERPEARALWWPRFQRIAAWFADWEKARRDHIVKIAAEIRGEIKIPLDNERTFTLSARADRIEQRHDGSFAILDYKTGQPPTGKQVRMGLSPQLTLEAAILREGGFENIRAGSSVGELVYVRLSGNNPPGEQRSLELKIRNNDTPQPPDEAADYAREQLEALIRKFENEETAYTSLNLSMWSNRYGAYDDLARIKEWSAAGGLGIEEW, from the coding sequence ATGCGCGTTTTCAGCGTTCCCGTCTCCGCACCGTTCCTGCGCACCGTCATCGCGGCGCTGGTCGACGGCCGGCTGGTCGAGGGATTCGACGCGCGCAAGGATCCGCTGAATCTCGCAACGGCAACGCTCTACCTGCCGACCCGGCGCGCCGGGCGGCTGGCGCGGGAAATCTTTCTCGATGAGCTGAAGACCGATGCCGCGATCTTGCCGCGCATCGTGGCGCTCGGCGACATTGACGAAGACGAGCTGGCGTTTGCGGAAGGCTCCGAACAATTCAGCGCCGGCGCGCCGCTCGACATTCCACCAAAACTTGGCGAACTGGAGCGCCGCCTGACACTGGCGCATCTGGTGGCGGCATGGGCAAAAAGCCCGGTGTCGGCGCCGCTCGTGGTCGGCGGCCCGGCCTCGACGCTGGCGCTGGCCGGCGATCTGGCGCGCCTGATGGACGACATGGTGACGCGCGGCGTCGCCTGGGAAGCGCTCGACAGGCTGGTGCCCGACCAGTTCGACAAATACTGGCAGCACTCGCTGGAATTCCTGCGCATCGCGCGCAAGGCGTGGCCGGAGCACTTAAAGGAAATCGGAAGGATCGAGCCCGCCGAACGGCGCGATCGCCTGATCGAGGCGGAAGCCGCGCGGCTCACCGCACATCATGAGGGGCCGGTGGTCGCGGCAGGTTCGACCGGCTCGATGCCGGCGACCGCGAAATTCCTCAATGCCGTCGCCCACCTGAAGCAGGGCGCGGTGGTGCTGCCGGGGCTCGACACCGATCTCGACGAGGAAGCCTGGCAGACGATTGGCGGCGTCAGGGACGCGCAGGGCAAATTCACTACGCAGCCCTCCTCCAACCACCCGCAATTTGCGATGCAGGGATTGCTGGATCGCTTTGGCATCAAGCGAAGCGACGTCGAAATTCTCGGCACGTCGGCGCCGCTGGGCCGAGAAGTGCTGGTATCGGAGACGATGCGGCCGTCGACGGCGACCGAGCAATGGCACGACCGGCTGGCGCAGCCGGAAGTATCTGCAGGGATTGCTGCCGGCATGACGAAGCTTGCCGTCGTCGAAGCACCCAACTCAGAGATGGAGGCGCTCGCGATCGCGGTGGCGATGCGCGAGGCGCGGCACCTCGGTAAGTCAGCCGCGCTGGTAACGCCGGATCCTGCGCTGGCGCGGCGGGTGATGGCGGCGCTGAGGCGCTGGAATCTCGAATTCGACGATTCCGGCGGCGACGCGCTGATGGACACGCCAAGCGGCATTTTTGCCCGTCTCGCTGCGGAAGCCGCCGCGAAGGGGCTGGAGCCCCCGACGCTGCTGGCGCTACTGAAGCATTCGCTGTTTCGGCTCGGCGGCGCATCCGGCGCGTTCAAGCATGCCATCGAGACTCTCGAACTGGCGTTGCTGCGTGGCACCCGGCCGCAGGCGGGAACGGCCGGTTTGGCGCGCGATTTCGATCGCTTCCGCGTCGAACTCGGAAAGCTCCGGCGCAAGGAATCCTCCTCGCTTCACGCCTCGGAGCCCCGCGCGAAATTGCGGGATCACGAGCTCGACGAGGCCCAGGCGCTGATCGCAGCGTTGCAGAAGGCGCTGTCGCCGCTGGAAATCATCGGCTCATCAAAGCCGTACGATTTCGCCGAACTGGCGCTGCGCCATCGCGAAATGCTGATCGCGCTGTCCTCGAATCAAGACGGCGTTGCGGTTGTCTTCGAGGAGGCGCAAGGCGCTGGCCTGTCAGCGGCGTTCGACGACCTGCTTGCCGAGCAAAAGCCGAGCGGCCTGATGGTCCAGCTCGGCGATTACCCCGATGTGTTCCAGACCGCCTATGCCGATCGCATGGTGCGGCGGCCGGAATCCGCCAACGCGCAGCTCCAGATCTACGGCCAGCTCGAAGCGCGGCTGACGGAATCCGACCGTGTCATTCTCGGCGGGCTGGTCGAAGGCGTGTGGCCGCCGGCGCCGCGCGTGGATCCGTGGCTGAGCCGGCCGATGCGCCATGAGCTCGGCCTCGATCTGCCGGAGCGGCGCATCGGCCTCTCCGCGCACGACTTCGCGCAATTGCTGGGCACGCCGGATGTGATTCTCACCCATTCGGCAAAAGTCGGCGGCGCGCCGGCGGTCGCCTCGCGCTTCTTGCACCGCCTGGAGGCGGTGGCCGGCGAAGCGCGCTGGGAGGAAGCCAAACGTGCCGGAGAAAATTACGTCCGCTTCGCCGCCGAACTGGATCAGCCCGACGAGGTCAAGCCGATCGAGCAGCCCGCGCCGGGGCCGCCCGTCGCGACGCGGCCGCTTAAACTGTCGGTCACCGCGATCGAGGACTGGCTGCGCGATCCCTATACGATCTACGCGAAATATATCCTGCGACTCGATCCGCTCGATCCCGTCGACATGCCGCTGTCGGCCGCCGACCGCGGCTCGGCGATCCATGACGCGCTCGGCGAGTTCACGCAGAAATTCGCCGACGCGCTTCCGCCAGAGCCCGCGCTGGCGCTGCGCGGCATCGGCGAGAAATATTTCGCGCCGCTGATGGAGCGGCCGGAGGCACGCGCCCTGTGGTGGCCGCGGTTTCAGCGCATCGCCGCCTGGTTTGCGGATTGGGAAAAGGCGCGGCGCGACCACATTGTGAAGATTGCCGCCGAGATCAGGGGCGAGATCAAGATCCCGCTCGACAATGAGCGCACCTTCACGCTGTCCGCGCGTGCCGACCGGATCGAGCAGCGCCATGACGGCAGTTTTGCGATCCTCGATTACAAGACCGGACAGCCGCCGACTGGCAAGCAGGTGCGCATGGGCCTGTCGCCGCAATTGACGCTGGAGGCCGCGATCCTGCGCGAGGGCGGCTTTGAGAATATCCGCGCCGGCTCATCCGTCGGCGAGCTCGTCTATGTCAGGCTCAGCGGCAACAATCCGCCCGGCGAGCAGCGCTCGCTGGAGCTGAAGATCAGGAACAACGACACACCGCAGCCGCCGGACGAGGCCGCCGACTACGCCCGCGAACAGCTCGAAGCGCTGATCCGCAAATTCGAGAACGAAGAGACCGCGTACACTTCCCTGAACCTTTCCATGTGGTCGAACCGCTACGGCGCCTATGACGATCTCGCCCGCATCAAGGAATGGTCGGCAGCCGGCGGCCTGGGAATCGAGGAATGGTGA
- the addA gene encoding double-strand break repair helicase AddA has protein sequence MVKARRIIPDAVRATQARASDPAASAFVSANAGSGKTHVLVQRVIRLLLDGVAPEKILCITFTKAAAANMAERVFTTLGHWVTLDDDALDAAIREAGIPHPSTRLRKSARKLFACALETPGGLKVQTIHALCTRLLQQFPFEANVPARFAVLDERDQNEMMERANLAVFLEASRNPDSATGRALMTAMASAADVTFKDVVREACLSRDHFMAWTDAAGSAQAAAAQISAALGVDPNDRIEDVEREIIEGPNLPRSQWQEIARVLDTSGKADQKQADRLREALAFTGAAQVDAYLGLFLTDERTPRATVVTNGFVKKNPAVGRLFDSEVGRVLPLIERRRALVARDRTEALLYIATAAAANYRREKQERGLLDYDDLIDKTLEMLDRVSSGWVHYKLDRGVDHVLIDEAQDTSPRQWDIVAHIISEFTSGAGARDGVVRTVFAVGDEKQSIFSFQGAAPREFDLRRRALQRKFEGAGLKFDPVSFTYSFRSGPAILHAVDQVFREQDIFRSIHAVDIGNPIHHALADAGPSQIDLWELAEADDRQDIEGWRAPFDGVSATSPEVKLARRIQAEIKALVGSGAMTGSKNDRRRLRYGDMLVLVRRRGNAFDAVIQALKHAGIPVAGADRLKLTEHIAIIDLMNLADALLLPQDDLALAVALKSPLFGLDDDDLFKIAWQRKGSLRAALTARAPTDGRLRDALWRLEQCERRFASETPFSFYAWLLGGDGGRARILRRLGHEANDALDEFLELALSYERKAPASLQGFMAWLRTADLEVKRDMEISRDEVRVMTVHGAKGLEASVVFLVDTTTSPSDTQRLKLINLPLGNADPHAPGVVVWAGRKAEDPPAVATARAAMIDDTEDEYRRLLYVAMTRAADRLIVGGCLPGNMKSVRPLSWYDLITKGLAGSGLQLQEIETAIGRVKRYTRPEEAAPSAAPPAASSPAAPIVLPTWLLTPAQPEISPEGLLRPSDPADSEHPVRTAESLVQRARALQRGTLVHRLLQSLPDVAAARRREAALAYLARNADGWTEEERQMLAESTLALIADARFAHAFAPGSRAEVPIVGRLERPGGRPALVSGQIDRLVVTEREVLIVDFKTNHAPPGRPEEAPRGYVRQLALYRAVLGKLYPQLPVRAALLWTESAELMEISAPALEAELASIISA, from the coding sequence ATGGTGAAGGCGCGACGCATCATTCCCGACGCCGTCCGCGCAACGCAGGCGCGCGCGTCCGATCCGGCCGCGTCCGCCTTCGTTTCGGCGAATGCCGGCTCGGGCAAGACGCATGTGCTGGTGCAGCGGGTGATCCGGCTCTTGCTCGACGGCGTGGCGCCGGAAAAGATTCTCTGCATCACCTTCACCAAAGCCGCCGCCGCCAACATGGCGGAGCGCGTGTTCACCACGCTGGGCCATTGGGTGACGCTCGACGACGACGCTCTGGATGCGGCGATCCGCGAGGCCGGCATTCCCCATCCCAGCACACGCCTGCGCAAGTCGGCGCGCAAACTGTTCGCCTGCGCGCTGGAGACGCCGGGCGGGCTAAAGGTGCAGACCATCCACGCGCTGTGCACGCGACTGCTGCAGCAATTCCCGTTCGAAGCCAATGTGCCGGCGCGGTTTGCCGTGCTCGACGAGCGCGACCAGAACGAGATGATGGAGCGAGCCAATCTCGCCGTTTTCCTCGAGGCGTCGCGCAACCCTGACAGCGCGACCGGGCGCGCGCTGATGACGGCGATGGCCAGCGCCGCCGACGTCACCTTCAAGGACGTGGTGCGCGAGGCCTGTCTCAGCCGCGATCATTTCATGGCCTGGACGGACGCCGCCGGAAGCGCGCAGGCGGCCGCAGCGCAGATTTCAGCCGCACTCGGTGTTGATCCCAATGATCGCATCGAAGATGTCGAGCGTGAGATCATTGAAGGACCCAACCTGCCGCGATCGCAATGGCAGGAAATTGCCAGAGTTCTCGATACTAGCGGTAAGGCCGACCAGAAACAGGCCGACCGACTTCGAGAGGCGCTGGCATTTACCGGGGCTGCCCAAGTTGACGCGTATCTCGGGTTATTTCTCACAGATGAACGCACGCCAAGGGCCACGGTCGTCACCAACGGCTTTGTCAAAAAGAATCCTGCGGTTGGTCGATTGTTCGATTCGGAAGTCGGCCGCGTCCTCCCCCTGATCGAACGCCGGCGCGCGTTGGTGGCGCGCGACCGTACCGAGGCGCTGCTATATATCGCAACCGCTGCGGCGGCGAACTACCGCCGCGAGAAGCAGGAACGCGGCCTGCTCGACTATGACGACCTGATCGACAAGACGCTGGAAATGCTCGACCGCGTTTCCTCGGGCTGGGTGCATTACAAGCTCGACCGCGGCGTCGACCATGTGCTGATCGACGAGGCGCAGGACACCAGCCCCCGCCAATGGGACATCGTCGCACACATCATCTCCGAATTTACTTCGGGTGCCGGCGCGCGCGACGGCGTGGTGCGAACGGTGTTCGCGGTCGGCGACGAGAAACAGTCGATCTTTTCGTTCCAGGGCGCGGCCCCGCGCGAATTCGACCTGCGCCGACGCGCATTGCAGCGGAAGTTCGAGGGCGCCGGACTAAAATTCGATCCGGTGTCCTTCACCTATTCGTTCCGCTCGGGGCCGGCGATCCTGCACGCGGTCGATCAGGTGTTTCGCGAGCAGGATATTTTTCGCAGCATTCATGCGGTCGATATCGGCAACCCGATCCATCACGCGCTGGCCGACGCTGGTCCGAGCCAGATCGATCTCTGGGAGCTGGCGGAAGCCGACGACCGGCAGGATATCGAGGGCTGGCGCGCGCCATTCGACGGCGTCTCCGCGACCAGCCCTGAAGTGAAGCTGGCGCGGCGCATCCAGGCCGAGATCAAGGCGCTGGTCGGCAGTGGTGCGATGACCGGCAGCAAGAACGACCGCCGTAGGCTGCGCTATGGCGACATGCTGGTCTTGGTGCGGCGGCGCGGCAACGCGTTCGACGCCGTGATCCAGGCGTTGAAGCACGCCGGCATTCCGGTCGCGGGCGCCGATCGCCTCAAGCTGACCGAGCACATCGCGATCATCGACCTGATGAACCTCGCCGACGCGCTGCTGCTGCCGCAGGACGATCTGGCACTGGCGGTGGCGCTCAAGAGCCCGCTGTTCGGGCTCGACGACGACGATCTCTTCAAGATCGCCTGGCAGCGCAAGGGATCGTTACGCGCCGCACTGACCGCGCGTGCCCCAACCGACGGGCGGTTGCGGGATGCGCTGTGGCGGCTCGAGCAATGTGAGCGCCGCTTTGCCAGCGAAACGCCGTTTTCGTTCTATGCCTGGCTGCTCGGCGGCGACGGCGGCCGCGCGCGTATCCTGCGGCGGCTTGGGCACGAGGCGAACGATGCGCTGGATGAATTTCTGGAGCTGGCGCTGAGCTACGAACGCAAAGCGCCGGCCTCGCTGCAGGGCTTTATGGCGTGGCTGCGCACGGCCGATCTCGAAGTGAAGCGCGACATGGAGATCTCGCGGGACGAAGTCCGCGTCATGACGGTGCACGGCGCCAAGGGCCTGGAGGCTTCCGTCGTGTTCCTGGTGGACACCACGACCTCGCCCTCGGATACGCAGCGGCTGAAGCTCATCAACCTGCCGCTGGGCAATGCAGATCCGCATGCGCCCGGTGTCGTGGTGTGGGCCGGCCGCAAGGCGGAGGACCCCCCGGCTGTCGCCACCGCCCGCGCCGCGATGATCGACGATACCGAGGATGAATACCGCCGCCTGCTCTATGTTGCGATGACGCGTGCGGCAGACCGCCTGATCGTCGGCGGCTGCTTGCCCGGCAATATGAAGAGCGTCCGGCCGCTGTCCTGGTACGATCTGATCACCAAGGGGCTCGCCGGCTCCGGATTGCAGCTTCAGGAGATCGAGACCGCCATAGGCCGGGTGAAGCGCTATACGCGGCCTGAAGAAGCAGCGCCCTCGGCCGCTCCGCCTGCTGCGTCATCCCCGGCAGCGCCGATCGTGCTGCCCACCTGGCTGCTGACGCCAGCACAGCCCGAAATTTCGCCAGAAGGTCTGTTGCGGCCTTCGGACCCGGCAGACAGCGAGCACCCGGTACGGACGGCCGAATCTCTTGTGCAGCGTGCCCGCGCCCTGCAGCGCGGCACGCTGGTACACCGGCTGCTGCAGTCGCTGCCCGACGTCGCCGCCGCGCGCCGCCGCGAGGCCGCGCTGGCCTATCTGGCCCGCAACGCCGATGGCTGGACGGAGGAAGAACGGCAAATGCTGGCCGAAAGCACGCTCGCCTTGATCGCCGATGCGCGGTTTGCGCACGCTTTCGCCCCCGGCAGCCGCGCCGAAGTCCCGATCGTCGGACGGCTGGAGCGGCCGGGCGGCCGGCCGGCGCTGGTATCTGGGCAGATCGACCGCCTCGTGGTGACCGAGCGCGAAGTCCTGATCGTCGATTTCAAGACCAACCACGCCCCGCCGGGCCGGCCCGAGGAGGCGCCGAGAGGCTATGTCCGCCAGCTTGCGCTGTACCGGGCGGTGCTCGGCAAGCTTTATCCCCAGCTCCCCGTCCGGGCCGCGCTGCTTTGGACCGAATCCGCTGAATTAATGGAGATTTCCGCCCCCGCGCTGGAGGCCGAGCTGGCATCCATCATCTCGGCGTGA
- a CDS encoding DUF2231 domain-containing protein: MTNPRSTAQIAGHPIHPMLIPFPVACFVLAFVSDVAFWRTSNEFWASASLWLLGIGLIMAALAAIVGVIDLMGDDRIRNLNDAWLHAGGNVVAVLIELYNWYSRYAEGTSAIVPTGLILSLIVVLILLFTGWKGWEMVYRDHVGVSDVADQAR; the protein is encoded by the coding sequence ATGACAAACCCCAGATCGACCGCGCAAATTGCCGGACACCCGATCCATCCCATGCTCATTCCATTTCCGGTCGCCTGCTTCGTCCTCGCATTCGTCTCAGACGTGGCGTTCTGGCGAACCTCGAACGAATTCTGGGCCAGCGCGTCGCTCTGGCTGCTGGGAATAGGCCTGATCATGGCTGCGCTCGCGGCGATCGTGGGCGTGATCGACCTGATGGGAGACGATCGCATCCGCAATCTCAATGACGCTTGGCTGCATGCCGGCGGCAATGTCGTTGCGGTCTTGATCGAGCTCTACAACTGGTACTCGCGCTACGCTGAGGGAACCTCGGCCATCGTCCCCACGGGACTGATCCTATCGCTCATCGTGGTACTCATCCTGCTCTTCACCGGCTGGAAAGGCTGGGAGATGGTTTATCGCGACCACGTCGGCGTCTCCGACGTCGCCGATCAGGCGCGCTGA
- a CDS encoding IS110 family transposase, with product MYHYAGIDVSLKSSTICVVDGAGKILREAKVASEPEALIAWFRSLGLSLERIGLEAGPLSQWLYAALREAKFAVELLETRHVRDAFKSMPVKSDRNDARGIAQLMRLGWFRPVHCKSIEAQETRAVLTARKLLQSKLRDVENSLRGVLRGFGLKVGKTTECTFASRIRELVAGHPGLELVAKALLEAHAVLRREFSSLDKRTQKLARSHPPARLLMTTPSVGPIVALTYAAAIDDPKRFRASKATGAHFGLTPKKHQSGQKDYTGRISKIGDASVREALHQAAHVMLTKPIKGCSALKSWAMRIAKRAGMRKAKVALARKLAVILHRMLADAKPFNPMAKATAT from the coding sequence ATGTACCACTATGCCGGAATCGACGTGTCTTTGAAAAGCTCGACCATTTGCGTGGTCGATGGCGCGGGCAAGATTTTGCGGGAGGCGAAGGTGGCGAGCGAGCCGGAGGCCCTGATCGCCTGGTTTCGGTCGTTGGGGCTTTCGCTCGAGCGGATCGGCCTGGAGGCAGGTCCTCTGTCGCAATGGCTTTACGCGGCGCTGCGCGAAGCGAAGTTTGCGGTCGAGCTTTTGGAGACGCGGCACGTCCGCGATGCCTTCAAATCGATGCCGGTGAAGTCGGACCGCAACGATGCCCGCGGGATCGCGCAACTGATGCGGCTGGGCTGGTTCCGCCCGGTGCACTGCAAGTCGATCGAAGCGCAGGAGACGCGTGCGGTTCTGACGGCGCGCAAACTGCTGCAGTCGAAGCTGCGCGACGTCGAGAACAGTCTGCGTGGCGTGCTCCGGGGCTTTGGCCTGAAGGTCGGCAAGACCACCGAATGCACGTTCGCCAGCCGTATCCGGGAGCTGGTCGCCGGCCATCCTGGACTGGAGCTGGTGGCAAAGGCGCTGCTCGAAGCCCATGCCGTGCTGCGGCGCGAGTTCAGCAGCCTGGACAAGCGAACCCAGAAGCTCGCCCGATCGCATCCGCCGGCCAGGCTTCTGATGACAACGCCGTCAGTCGGTCCGATCGTCGCTCTCACCTATGCCGCTGCGATCGATGATCCGAAGCGATTCCGCGCATCCAAGGCCACAGGCGCGCACTTCGGACTGACCCCGAAGAAACATCAGTCGGGGCAAAAAGACTACACCGGCCGCATCAGCAAGATTGGCGATGCCTCGGTGCGGGAGGCACTCCACCAGGCCGCTCACGTCATGCTGACCAAACCGATCAAGGGCTGCTCGGCGCTGAAGAGCTGGGCGATGCGGATCGCCAAACGCGCGGGCATGCGCAAGGCCAAGGTGGCGCTGGCGCGCAAGCTTGCCGTCATCCTGCACCGCATGCTTGCCGACGCCAAACCGTTCAACCCGATGGCCAAGGCCACCGCAACCTAA
- the trxA gene encoding thioredoxin encodes MAVGKVSDADFEAEVLKATGPVVVDFWAEWCGPCRMIAPALDEISGAMGDKVKIVKLNVDESPKTASKYGVMSIPTLMIFKGGEMASRQVGAAPKAKLQQWITAAV; translated from the coding sequence ATGGCCGTTGGCAAGGTTTCTGACGCCGATTTCGAAGCCGAAGTGCTCAAGGCGACCGGGCCGGTGGTCGTCGATTTCTGGGCCGAATGGTGCGGGCCCTGCCGCATGATCGCGCCTGCGCTCGACGAGATTTCCGGCGCGATGGGCGACAAGGTCAAGATCGTGAAGCTGAACGTCGACGAGAGCCCGAAGACGGCCTCGAAATACGGCGTGATGTCGATCCCGACCCTGATGATTTTCAAGGGCGGCGAGATGGCCTCCCGTCAGGTCGGCGCCGCGCCGAAGGCGAAGCTGCAGCAGTGGATCACCGCTGCGGTCTGA
- a CDS encoding ATP-dependent DNA ligase produces the protein MEARSVDAIPRGAEWQYEPKWDGFRCLLSRHGETVDLRSKSGEDLARYFPELVRAALALKASEFVLDGEIVVPHGKAFSFDDLLQRIHPAASRVKKLSQETPALFLAFDLLKTAADKKLAASPLRERRPALDAFAKAQFKSNPTFRLSPVTTNYTTAQKWLKQAGGGSDGVIAKRVDLPYQAGNRDGMQKIKKFRSADCVVGGFRYATNKIANRKVVGSLLLGLYDDKGLLHHVGFTSAIKQADKPALTYRLEPLIAPPGFTGNAPGGPSRWSTERSAKWCPLKPKLVIEVCYDHFSGERFRHGTSILRWRPDKAPRQCTFDQLKQKAADPMKLLK, from the coding sequence ATGGAGGCGCGCTCGGTCGATGCCATCCCGCGCGGTGCGGAATGGCAGTACGAGCCCAAATGGGACGGCTTCCGCTGCCTGCTGTCCCGCCACGGCGAGACCGTCGATCTCCGCTCCAAGTCCGGCGAGGATCTCGCCCGCTATTTTCCCGAACTGGTCCGCGCCGCGCTGGCATTGAAAGCGAGCGAATTCGTGCTCGACGGCGAAATCGTCGTGCCGCATGGCAAGGCGTTTTCGTTCGACGATCTGCTGCAGCGGATTCATCCCGCCGCAAGCCGGGTCAAGAAGCTGTCGCAGGAGACGCCGGCGCTGTTTCTCGCGTTCGACCTGCTGAAGACCGCCGCGGACAAGAAGCTCGCCGCATCGCCCCTGCGCGAGCGCCGCCCCGCGCTTGACGCCTTTGCGAAAGCGCAGTTCAAATCCAATCCGACGTTTCGCTTGTCTCCGGTCACCACGAACTACACCACCGCCCAGAAATGGCTGAAGCAGGCCGGCGGCGGTTCGGATGGCGTGATCGCCAAGCGCGTCGACCTGCCCTATCAGGCCGGCAACCGCGACGGCATGCAGAAGATCAAGAAATTCCGCAGCGCCGATTGCGTCGTCGGCGGCTTCCGTTACGCGACGAACAAAATTGCAAACCGGAAAGTCGTCGGCTCGCTGCTGCTCGGCCTCTATGACGATAAAGGTCTCCTGCATCATGTCGGCTTCACCTCCGCGATCAAGCAGGCGGACAAGCCGGCGCTGACATATCGGCTCGAACCGCTGATTGCGCCGCCCGGCTTCACCGGCAACGCGCCGGGCGGGCCAAGCCGGTGGTCGACCGAGCGATCCGCAAAGTGGTGTCCCTTGAAGCCAAAGCTCGTGATCGAGGTTTGCTACGACCATTTCAGCGGCGAGCGCTTCCGCCACGGCACCTCCATCCTGCGCTGGCGACCCGACAAGGCGCCGCGGCAGTGCACCTTCGATCAACTCAAGCAGAAGGCTGCCGATCCGATGAAGCTGCTGAAGTAG
- a CDS encoding metallophosphoesterase family protein gives MRFAAIADVHGNYLALEAVLADIRARGIGEIVNLGDMASGPLDARRTMDALMALNAVHILGNHDRYLIDRPPEQMGSWDRPAHAQLEKHHLDWLRAVPKTAVFRDQVFLCHATPEYDELYWLETVLPDGTVRMSSLDAIEEHARGIAQSLILCAHTHLARAVRLRDGRLVVNPGSVGSPGYRDVHPFPHVVEAGTPDARYAILELADGAWRVTFRHVPYDHGAMAALARQNGQAELASALATGWIG, from the coding sequence ATGCGTTTTGCCGCCATTGCCGACGTGCACGGAAATTATCTCGCGCTGGAAGCCGTGCTGGCCGACATCCGCGCGCGTGGCATTGGCGAAATCGTCAATCTCGGCGACATGGCGAGCGGTCCGCTCGACGCGCGACGCACGATGGATGCGCTGATGGCGCTCAACGCCGTTCACATCCTCGGCAATCACGATCGCTATCTGATCGACCGGCCGCCGGAGCAGATGGGATCGTGGGATCGGCCGGCGCACGCGCAGCTTGAAAAGCATCATCTCGATTGGCTGCGCGCGGTGCCGAAGACGGCGGTGTTTCGCGATCAGGTCTTTCTGTGTCACGCCACGCCTGAATACGACGAACTCTATTGGCTGGAGACGGTGTTGCCCGACGGCACCGTGCGAATGTCATCGCTCGATGCGATCGAGGAGCACGCGCGAGGCATCGCGCAATCCCTGATCCTCTGCGCCCACACCCATCTCGCCCGCGCGGTAAGGCTTCGCGATGGCCGCTTGGTCGTCAACCCCGGGAGCGTCGGCTCGCCCGGCTATCGCGACGTGCATCCCTTTCCGCATGTCGTCGAAGCCGGCACGCCGGATGCGCGTTACGCGATCCTCGAACTTGCTGATGGCGCCTGGCGCGTCACGTTTCGGCATGTGCCGTATGATCACGGCGCGATGGCCGCGCTCGCGCGACAGAACGGTCAGGCAGAACTCGCGAGCGCGCTGGCGACAGGATGGATCGGGTAG